In Coriobacteriia bacterium, the genomic stretch TAGATAGCGTGCAGCACGTCAACGACGGCGATCATATTCAGGTCCAAGTCCAGGACGGGCGGCTTGCCTGCACCGTCAATGCGATAGAAAGGGAAGCGCATGTCTGAGGAAGTCACGGCAACAGAGGTCGGCAACCTGAGCTTCAAGGAGGGCCTTGAGGAGCTCGCCGCCATCGTTCGCTCGCTCGAGAGCAATCAAATCGAGCTCGAGCAGAGCATCGAGAGCTACGAGCGCGGCGTGGCGCTGCTTGCGTCGCTGCAGAAGCGCCTCAACGAGGCCCAGCAAAAGGTCACGGTGCTGATGGGCGAGCTCGAGCCCGAGAACGACGACAGCATCGACACGACGCTTAGCTAGAAGCGGACAGGGCGTGACAGTGGGGACGGGGCTTCTGTCACATCCATGGATGTGACAGAAGCCCCGTCCCCACTGTCACGCCCAACTGCGCATGAGCCGCTTGCGGCATCATGCATATACGGCATCTTCGTGATATGAGAGAATACAGAATACGTATTTTTAAGGTTATGGCGTAAAGAGGATGCCGATGTACGTTCTGGTGATCAATGCGGGTAGTTCATCCCTCAAGTACCAAATCATCGATTCCGAAACCGAAGAGCTCGTGACACGCGGCCTGTGCGAGAAGGTCGGGTATTCCGATGCCTTCGTGCAGCATTGGAACAAGAACGACAAGCGCGTTTTCGAAGAGCCGATGGAGAACCATCTCGTCGCCGTCAAGATGGTGCTCGACGTGCTCGCCAAGGACCCTGACTCTGGTATCGACAGCCTCGATCAGATCGGTGCCGTTGGCCATCGCATCGTGCATGGTGGCGAGAAGTTCAGCGAGTCGGTGCTCGTCGACGACCAGGTTGTCGCCGACATCGAGCTTTGCTCCGAGCTTGCCCCGTTGCACAATCCGCCGGCGGTGCAATGCATTCGCGCCTGCCGCGAGATCATGCCCGATGTTCCGCATGTCTGCGTATTCGATACGGCGTTTCACCAGACTATGCCGCCACGTGCGTACATGTATGCCATTCCGTACGAGTTCTACGAGCAGTTCGGCATCAGAAAATACGGCGCGCATGGCACCTCGCATCGCTACCTTGTTCAGCGTGCTTCCGAGATGCTCGGCGAGCAGCCCGAGGATCTTAAGCTCATCACCTGCCATTTGGGTGGCGGTTGTTCGGTGACTGCTGTCGATCACGGCATGTCAGTCGACACCTCGATGGGATTCACCCCGCTTGGCGGCATCGTCATGGGTACGCGTAGCGGCGACATCGATCCTTCCATCGTCACCTACCTGATGGAGCAGGAGGGCTACACCCCCAACGAGATTATCACGATTCTCAATCGCCAGTCGGGTCTCTACGGCATCAGCGGCATCTCGGCCGATATGCGCGACATTGACGCGGCGACCAAATCCGGCCTCAAGCGTGCGGCTCTCGCATACGACATGTTCGCCAACTCCGCCAAGAAGATGATCGGTTCGTACATGGCCGAGATGGGCGGCGTCGATGCCATTGTCTTCTCCGGTGGCGTGGGTGAGAACTCCGAGCGCATGCGTCGCATGATCTTAGGCGGTATGGAGCCACTCGGCATCGTCCTCGACTACGAGGCTAACAAGGTCATGGGCGAGGAGCGCATCATCAGCGATGAACGCTCTCCGGTCAAGATCCTCGTTATCCCCACCAACGAGGAGCTCATGATCGCGCGTGACGCCGTCCGTCTTGCAAACGAGGCTAACGCGGCTGCATAAGGCGCTCCTTGTTTTGCTTCATATTGCATAAAATAATAAATAAATGCATAAATATTGCATAAAAGAAAATAATTATTGAATTATGCCGAAAATCGGTCCACAATACCATCCAAGTATCATTTCATCCGTTTAGATGGGAAGCACATGAAGAGGGCAGCAGTTGTAGGCGCGGCAGGGTATGCCGGCGTCGAGGCGGTACGCATTTTGCTGAGCCATCCCGAGTTTGAATTGACCTGCATCACCTCGTCGGGCAATGAGGGTGAGAGCATCGCGAGCCTCTATCCGGCTCTTACCGGCATATGCGATCTGAGCTTCGAAGCGCATGATGCAGAACGCATCGCCGCGCAGGCCGACGTCGCCTTTCTCGCCGTGCCCCATACGGCGTCGCTCGCGATGACGCCCGCGCTCGTTGCCGCCGGCGTCCAGGTCATAGATTTGTCGGCGGACTATCGTCTGGCCGATCCGGAGGTATACGAGGCGTGGTACGACGCCAAGCACACGAGCGCCGATTTGCTGGCGCAGGCGGTCTATGGCCTGCCCGAGGTCGCACGCGCTGAGCTCAAGGCGGGTACACCCGTCGTCGCTTGTCCGGGCTGCTACCCCACGGCTTCCGCCTTGGCGGCTTTGCCCATCATGGAAGCCGGCTTCAAAGGCGAGGGCCCCGTTACCATCGCGGCGCTTTCCGGCGTGTCGGGCGCTGGCCGCAAGGCGACGCCCAAGACGCATTTCTGCAACGCGGATGAGTCGGTGGGGCTCTATGGCTTGCCGCATCGTCATACGCCCGAGATCGCCCAGACGCTCTCGCGCGCTGCCGGCGCCGATGTCGAGGTCATTTTCACGCCGCATCTCGTTCCGATGGTGCGAGGCTTGCTTTCGACGGTCTACATTCCGCTCGACGTGCCGCATACCATTGAGGAGCTGCATGCGGTCTATACCGCGCGCTATGCGTCCGAGCCGTTCGTGAGCGTATGCCCTATCGGCACCATGCCGCAGACCTCATGGGTCGAGGGCTCGAATCGGGCGCAGGTGGGTCTGCATCTCGCGTCGGATGGCAAGCTGCTCGTCGCGAGTTGCGCTATCGACAATCTCGTCAAGGGCGCGGCCGGCCAGGCCATCCAGGCTGCGAATCTCGTGTGCGGTTTCGAGGAAACCGCCGGTCTTACCTATAGTTGTCCGGTGGTGTAGAAAAATGAGAGACGTTGAGTTTAGTTACGACAAGAATGGCGTGACGGCGCCTGAAGGCTTTAGGGCGGCTGGCGTGCATGCCGGTTTTCGCAAGGACCCCAGACGTCTCGATGCCGCGCTTGTCGTGTCCGATGGTCCCGATACGGTGGCGTGCGGAATGTTCACGAAGAACGTCTTTTGCGCGGCGCCCGTGCAGGTCGATCGCGAGCTGCTCGCACATCACATGCCGCGTGCCGTCCTGCTCAACTCCGGCAACGCCAATGCCGCGACAGGCGAGCCGGGCCTTGCCATCGCGCGCAAGGCGGCGCAGGTGACCGCCCGTGCCCTGGGGCTGCCCGAGGGCGAGGCGCTCGTTGCCTCGACGGGTGTCATCGGCGTCGAGCTTCCCTGGGGGCCCTTCGAGACGGGCATTCCCGCTCTTGTCGAGGCGCTGTCGAAAGACGGCGGCCATGATGCGGCATGCGCCATCATGACCACGGATACGCATCCCAAGGAGCATGCCGTGCGCTTCGTCTACGATGGCAACGAGTATGCCATAGGCGGCATGGTCAAGGGTTCGGGCATGATTCAGCCTGATATGGCGACCATGCTCGCCGTCATCACCACCGACATGCCCATTGCGCCCAGTGATGCGCGTCTCGCGTTGCAAACGGCGGTCGATGCCTCCTTCAACAAGGTCACGGTCGATTCCGATACCTCGACCAACGATAGCGTCTTCTTCTTCTCGAGCGGCATGGGCGCACCCGTCGCCGATGCAGACGAAGCAGCCGATGTGCTCGCAGAGGCGCTGCGTGTCGTCTGCGAAGACCTCGCACGTCAGATTGCGGCCGATGGCGAGGGTGCCACCAAGCTCGTGACCGTCTTCGTGCGCGACGCAAGGGACGAAGCCGATGCCGACAAGGCGGCGCGCACCATCGCCAATTCGCCGCTTGTCAAGACGGCCATCGCGGGGCACGATTGCAACTGGGGCCGTATTGCGGCGGCACTCGGCCGCAGTGGCGCGAGCTTCGAGCAGCATGACGTCGACATCGACATCATGGGCATGCCCGTGCTGCGCGCGGGTTTGCCGTGCGGCTTTGACGAGGACGAGGCGCTACGCCGCTTCGAGGACGACGAGATCGTCATCGAGGTTTCGCTTGGCACGGGTGGTGGCGCGGATACGCGTGTGTGGACCTGTGACCTCACCCACGAGTACATCCACATCAACGCCGACTATCGGAGCTAGTCCAGATAGGAAGACAAGAGGGGAACATGCAGTATCGCAAGAAATACGACGAAGTTGACGTAGCGGACATCGACGCGCTTCCCAATCAGTTGCGTGCCCGCGTGCTGCTCGACGCGCTGCCCTGGATCGAGGACATCACGGGAAAGACGGTCGTCATCAAGTACGGCGGAGCGGCCATGGTGGCAGGCGAGCTGCGCGACGCGGTCGTCGATGACATCATCATGCTCAAGCTCATGGGTGCCAATCCCATCATCGTGCATGGTGGCGGCCCCAATATCAACGCCATGCTCAAACGCCTCGACATCCCCACGCACTTCGAGGGTGGTCAGCGCGTGACCGACGAGCAGACGATGGAGATCGTCAAGATGACCCTCGTCGGCCAGGTCAACCAGGACCTCGTGAGCGCCATCAACAAGCATGGGTCGGTTGCCGTCGGCCTCAATGGTGCCGACGCGAAGATCATCCAGGCCGAGCCGCTCGACCCGAAGCTCGGGCGCGTGGGCAAGGTCAAGTCCATCAACACCCGTCTCATCGAGGATCTGCTCGCAGCGGACTACATCCCCGTCATCGCGACGGTTGGCTATGGTGACGATGGCGACTACAACATCAACGCGGATACCGTCGCAGGCGAGATCGCGGCGGCGGTCGGTGCGCAGAAGATCGTCTTCATCACCGATGTCGACGGCATCTACACGGACTTCGACGACAAGTCGACGCTCGTCTTCCGCATGGCGCTTTCCGAGGCCGTCGAACTCGCCAACGAGGGCACGATGTCGAGTGGCATGATTCCCAAGATCAATGCCTGCGTGACGGCGCTTTCGGCGGGCGTGCGCAAGGCGCATATCATCAACGGCACGGTCCCCCATTCGCTTGTCCTCGAGATCTTCACCGACTCGGGTGTCGGTACGCTCATCGTGCGTCATCAGGACGATTCGATGGATCCGGACTTCGTCGAGGCACCGGTGAGCAACTTCGCAAGCAAGCTCGACCAGTCCATCCAGACCATCGGAAGGAGCGAGTAATCGACATGGGAAAGCAATTCGACAAGGCGCAGCAGCTTGACGACACCTACGTCATGCACACCTTTGCGCGCAAGCCGGTCGAGTTCGTCTCGGGTGCGGGGCAGTGGCTCATCGATGACGAGGGAAACGAATACCGCGACTTCCTCTCGGGCATTGGCGTCGTGAGCGTCGGGCACTGTAACTCGCGCGTCACCGAGACAATCACCGAGCAGGCAAACAAGCTTGTCCACGTGAGCAACTATTTCTACATCGAACATCGCGGCGAGCTCGCCGAGCGCATCTCGGACATGCTCGCGCATGGTACGGAAGCGGTCTGGCAGAGCTTCTTCGCCAACTCCGGCGCCGAGGCAAACGAGGGCGCCATCAAACTGGCACGCCTCTGGGGCGCCAAGAACCTCGACGGCGCCTACGGCATCATCTCGGCCGAGAAGTCCTTTCACGGCAGGACGCTTGCCACGCTTGCGGCAACGGCGCAGGACAACAAGCAGGACCCCTTCGCGCCGCTTCCGGCGGGTTTTGGACGCACCCCGCTCAACGACATCGACGCGCTCGCGGCTGCGCTCGACGGCGAGGTCGATGGCACGCGCCCCTGTGCGCTCATGATCGAGTGCATCCAGGGCGAGTCCGGCGTCTGGCCCTGCTCGCTCGAATACCTCAAGGCGGCTCGCGAGATGACC encodes the following:
- the xseB gene encoding exodeoxyribonuclease VII small subunit, coding for MSEEVTATEVGNLSFKEGLEELAAIVRSLESNQIELEQSIESYERGVALLASLQKRLNEAQQKVTVLMGELEPENDDSIDTTLS
- a CDS encoding acetate kinase produces the protein MYVLVINAGSSSLKYQIIDSETEELVTRGLCEKVGYSDAFVQHWNKNDKRVFEEPMENHLVAVKMVLDVLAKDPDSGIDSLDQIGAVGHRIVHGGEKFSESVLVDDQVVADIELCSELAPLHNPPAVQCIRACREIMPDVPHVCVFDTAFHQTMPPRAYMYAIPYEFYEQFGIRKYGAHGTSHRYLVQRASEMLGEQPEDLKLITCHLGGGCSVTAVDHGMSVDTSMGFTPLGGIVMGTRSGDIDPSIVTYLMEQEGYTPNEIITILNRQSGLYGISGISADMRDIDAATKSGLKRAALAYDMFANSAKKMIGSYMAEMGGVDAIVFSGGVGENSERMRRMILGGMEPLGIVLDYEANKVMGEERIISDERSPVKILVIPTNEELMIARDAVRLANEANAAA
- a CDS encoding N-acetyl-gamma-glutamyl-phosphate reductase, which translates into the protein MKRAAVVGAAGYAGVEAVRILLSHPEFELTCITSSGNEGESIASLYPALTGICDLSFEAHDAERIAAQADVAFLAVPHTASLAMTPALVAAGVQVIDLSADYRLADPEVYEAWYDAKHTSADLLAQAVYGLPEVARAELKAGTPVVACPGCYPTASALAALPIMEAGFKGEGPVTIAALSGVSGAGRKATPKTHFCNADESVGLYGLPHRHTPEIAQTLSRAAGADVEVIFTPHLVPMVRGLLSTVYIPLDVPHTIEELHAVYTARYASEPFVSVCPIGTMPQTSWVEGSNRAQVGLHLASDGKLLVASCAIDNLVKGAAGQAIQAANLVCGFEETAGLTYSCPVV
- a CDS encoding arginine biosynthesis protein ArgJ, whose protein sequence is MRDVEFSYDKNGVTAPEGFRAAGVHAGFRKDPRRLDAALVVSDGPDTVACGMFTKNVFCAAPVQVDRELLAHHMPRAVLLNSGNANAATGEPGLAIARKAAQVTARALGLPEGEALVASTGVIGVELPWGPFETGIPALVEALSKDGGHDAACAIMTTDTHPKEHAVRFVYDGNEYAIGGMVKGSGMIQPDMATMLAVITTDMPIAPSDARLALQTAVDASFNKVTVDSDTSTNDSVFFFSSGMGAPVADADEAADVLAEALRVVCEDLARQIAADGEGATKLVTVFVRDARDEADADKAARTIANSPLVKTAIAGHDCNWGRIAAALGRSGASFEQHDVDIDIMGMPVLRAGLPCGFDEDEALRRFEDDEIVIEVSLGTGGGADTRVWTCDLTHEYIHINADYRS
- the argB gene encoding acetylglutamate kinase gives rise to the protein MQYRKKYDEVDVADIDALPNQLRARVLLDALPWIEDITGKTVVIKYGGAAMVAGELRDAVVDDIIMLKLMGANPIIVHGGGPNINAMLKRLDIPTHFEGGQRVTDEQTMEIVKMTLVGQVNQDLVSAINKHGSVAVGLNGADAKIIQAEPLDPKLGRVGKVKSINTRLIEDLLAADYIPVIATVGYGDDGDYNINADTVAGEIAAAVGAQKIVFITDVDGIYTDFDDKSTLVFRMALSEAVELANEGTMSSGMIPKINACVTALSAGVRKAHIINGTVPHSLVLEIFTDSGVGTLIVRHQDDSMDPDFVEAPVSNFASKLDQSIQTIGRSE
- a CDS encoding aspartate aminotransferase family protein codes for the protein MGKQFDKAQQLDDTYVMHTFARKPVEFVSGAGQWLIDDEGNEYRDFLSGIGVVSVGHCNSRVTETITEQANKLVHVSNYFYIEHRGELAERISDMLAHGTEAVWQSFFANSGAEANEGAIKLARLWGAKNLDGAYGIISAEKSFHGRTLATLAATAQDNKQDPFAPLPAGFGRTPLNDIDALAAALDGEVDGTRPCALMIECIQGESGVWPCSLEYLKAAREMTSERDMLLIVDEVQTGFCRTGSYFAFQSYGIEPDIVTMAKGIADGIPMGAFAAKTDLAALMQPGMHGTTFGGGPLACAAADATTKIMCEEGFLDHVNEMGAYLRDRLAELPFVTDVRGKGLMCGISLDKPVANQVVLNALRHGFVLNAPAADIIRFLPPLIIEKDDIDALAEALPTIYEEVAQ